The following coding sequences are from one Catharus ustulatus isolate bCatUst1 chromosome 30, bCatUst1.pri.v2, whole genome shotgun sequence window:
- the RHBG gene encoding ammonium transporter Rh type B has product MPEHTATSRLRLSGLCFLLQILNILLFAVFVRYSPEGSPGQCPSQLNCSRRNPDSGFQQPRFQDVHIQVLLSFGLLVALLSRYGPGSVAINILIIAFAIQWAVLLQGMFYFVLNGKIYVGAQSIVSADFCTAAVLISTGAVLGRVNPVQMLLLALLEVTVCSLNEYILLSLMGVSDRGRALTVHTFGAYFGLVVSRLLYQPHKDKRKREEQQDMGHQRDVFAVVGTIYLWIFWPNFTSSTTVHGNAENWAVLNTYFSLVASTVATFILCPVLYEESTPRMVQIQDATLAGMAVMGMAGEMLVTPFGALIAGFLVGLISPLGFRFFTPVLHSRLKTQDMCGVHNIHGLPGILGALLGTLLTLLATADTYGDRLELVFPLVAQGSRTVADQALMQLSALPLTLLFAALGGCITGCVLKTKTLRCSPDEQSIENTVFCEVAEEECDPRASSKELGISTVV; this is encoded by the exons ATGCCTGAGCACACAGCCACCTCCAGGCTCCGGCTCTCCGGGCTGTGCTTCCTCCTCCAAATCCTCAACATCCTCCTGTTCGCCGTGTTTGTGCGGTACAGCCCCgagggcagccccgggcagtGCCCCTCGCAGCTCAACTGCAGCCGGAGAAACCCGGACTCGGGTTTCCAGCAGCCCC GTTTCCAGGATGTTCACATCCAAGTGCTCCTCAGCTTCGGGCTCCTGGTGGCATTGCTCAGCCGCTACGGGCCGGGCAGTGTGGCCATCAACATCCTCATCATAGCCTTTGCCATCCAGTGGGCTGTTCTGCTCCAGGGCATGTTTTACTTCGTCCTCAATGGCAAAATTTACGTGGGAGCTCAGAG CATAGTCAGTGCTGACTTCTGCACTGCAGCTGTTCTGATCTCCACTGGAGCTGTTCTAGGCAGGGTAAACCCtgtgcagatgctgctgctggccctgctggaaGTCACCGTGTGCAGTCTCAATGAATACATCCTGCTCAGTCTCATGGGG GTAAGCGACCGTGGACGCGCCTTGACCGTCCACACCTTCGGGGCTTATTTTGGCCTGGTGGTTTCACGGCTCCTTTACCAGCCCCACAAGGAcaagaggaagagagaagagcagcaggacatggggCACCAGAGAGATGTTTTTGCTGTGGTTG GAACCATCTACCTGTGGATCTTCTGGCCCAACTTCACCTCCAGCACCACTGTCCACGGCAATGCTGAGAACTGGGCAGTGCTCAACACTTACTTCTCACTGGTGGCGAGTACTGTTGCCACCTTCATCCTCTGTCCTGTCCTCTACGAGGAGAGCACCCCACGGATG GTTCAGATCCAGGATGCCACCCTGGCTGGCATGGCCGTGATGGGTATGGCTGGGGAGATGCTGGTCACCCCCTTTGGGGCCCTCATCGCAGGGTTTCTGGTTGGCCTGATCTCCCCACTTGGCTTCAGATTCTTCACG cccgTTCTGCACTCCAGGCTGAAAACCCAGGACATGTGTGGAGTTCACAACATCCATGGACTGCCTGGGATACTGGGGGCcttgctggggacactgctgacACTGCTGGCCACTGCAGACACTTATGGTGACAG GCTGGAGCTTGTGTTCCCTCTGGTGGCCCAGGGCAGCCGGACAGTCGCTGACCAAGCACTCATGCAGCTCAGTGCCCTGCCCCTCACCCTGCTGTTTGCAGCACTCGGGGGCTGCATCACAG GTTGCGTCCTGAAAACCAAGACGCTGAGGTGTTCTCCGGACGAGCAGTCCATAGAAAACACAGTCTTCTGTGAG GTGGCTGAGGAAGAGTGTGACCCCAGAGCGAGCAGCAAAGAGCTGGGCATCAGCACCGTGGTGTAA
- the HAPLN2 gene encoding hyaluronan and proteoglycan link protein 2, whose amino-acid sequence MHRLLLLGCLWLLAAPPVSGIFQRPTGTPAPLRLQYLLEPLHPTVHTQRGATATLPCVLRALPHNYRVKWSKVEPANYRENIIIITNGLYHKNYGPLSPRVRLRHSHRYDASLTITDVALEDEGRYRCQLVNGLEDESISLTLHLEGVVFPYQPSNGRYKFNYHEAKRACEQQDSRLATYQQLYKAWTEGLDWCNAGWILDGTVHYPIINSREPCGGRLLLPGVRTYGARDKQKDRFDAFCFTSALQGRVYFIRGHLNFKEAGQACRNHGAAIAKVGQLYSAWKFSQLDRCDGGWLADGSVRYPITTPRERCGGLPDPGVRSFGFPSKEMRTYGTYCFVGK is encoded by the exons atgcacaggctgctcctgctcggCTGCCTctggctcctggcagcaccCCCAGTGTCCGGCATCTTCCAGCGGCCAACGGGGACCCCAG cccccctgCGCCTGCAGTACCTGCTGGAGCCCCTCCACCCCACGGTGCACACGCAGCGCGGTGCCACGGCCACCCTGCCCTGCGTCCTGCGCGCCCTGCCCCACAACTACCGCGTGAAGTGGAGCAAGGTGGAGCCGGCCAACTACCGGGAgaacatcatcatcatcaccaacGGGCTGTACCACAAGAACTACGGGCCGCTGAGCCCGCGGGTGCGGCTGCGGCACAGCCACCGCTACGACGCCTCGCTCACCATCACCGACGTGGCGCTGGAGGACGAGGGCCGGTACCGCTGCCAGCTCGTCAACGGGCTGGAGGATGAGAGCATCTCACTTACTCTGCACCTTGAGG ggGTTGTCTTCCCTTACCAGCCCAGCAACGGGCGCTACAAATTCAACTACCACGAAGCCAAGCGAGCCTGCGAGCAGCAGGACTCCCGCCTCGCCACCTACCAGCAGCTCTACAAAG CCTGGACGGAGGGTCTGGACTGGTGCAATGCTGGCTGGATCCTTGACGGGACCGTGCACTACCCCATCATCAACTCACGGGAGCCGTGTGGTGGCCGCCTCCTCCTGCCCGGTGTCCGCACCTACGGTGCCAGGGACAAGCAGAAAGACCGGTTCGATGCTTTCTGCTTTACCTCTGCTCTCCAAG gcCGGGTCTACTTCATCCGTGGCCACCTGAACTTCAAGGAGGCCGGGCAGGCTTGTCGCAACCACGGGGCTGCCATTGCCAAAGTGGGACAGCTCTACTCTGCCTGGAAGTTTTCTCAGCTGGATCGCTGTGACGGGGGGTGGCTGGCGGACGGCAGCGTCCGCTACCCCATCACCACCCCCCGCGAGCGCTGCGGGGGCCTGCCCGACCCTGGCGTCCGCAGCTTCGGCTTCCCCAGCAAGGAGATGAGGACCTATGGCACCTACTGCTTCGTGGGCAAGTGA